The following coding sequences are from one Granulicella sp. L56 window:
- a CDS encoding efflux RND transporter permease subunit, with translation MWIVRLALRRPYTFAVLTILLMILGPLAVSNMPVDIFPNINIPVVSMIWEYTGLSPQQMADRIVTRSERSLTTTVNNIEHIESQSLNGIGVIKIFFQPNVNIANAVAQVTAIGQTQLKQLPPGTTSPLILQYSASSVPILQLGLSGQGLSEQQLNDFGLNFIRTPLVTVPGAGIPYPYGGKQRQVQVDLNIQALQAKGLSPSDVVNTIAAQNLILPSGTTKVGPFEYQIETNSAPSTIAGLNNLPIRAVNGAMVYIRDVAHVRDGFPPQTNIVRVNGQRASLMSIIKTGNASTLDIVKGIRAKLVTLKPQLPAALEITPLADQSIFVRASIDGVVREAIIAACLTAFMILVFLGSWRSTLIIAVSIPLSILSSLLVLSALGETINIMTLGGLALAVGILVDDATVEIENINRNLEEGKVVEQAILDGAEQIAIPALVSTISICIVFVPMFFLSGVARYLFVPLGEAVVFAMLASYILSRTIVPTMAKYLLHEHDEEANAKKRTTRNPFVRMQQTFEHYFEKFRGGYYRVLELCVNHAGIFLVLFMAFAILSAAALYPFLGEDFFPSVDSGQFKLHVRARTGTRIEDMAELCDHIDNVIRQTIPKGELVSIIDNIGLPYSGINTSYSNSAPVGPGDADIQVSLTEKHHPTDDYVQRLRGKLGRDFPGVTFYTLPVDMVTQILNFGLPAPIDIQVVGADLAANRTYAEQLLNKIKHVAGTADLRIQQPFDNPNLTIDIDRTKAQQIGLQQRDVAQSLLVATSGSFQTAPSFWLDPSNGVSYNIAVQSPQYSLDTLQDIRNIPLTSSTSTGANLASTFSNGAGSYADNANAPMGGRPVQILGNVATITPGTELGTVSHYNISPVIDIYGNVVNTDLASVDKQIEKILDDSKAQLPHGSLISVRGQVQTMRTSFAGLFSGLALSILLVYLLIVINFQSWLDPFIIISALPAAISGIVWFLFITHTRVSVPALTGAIMCMGVATANSILVVSFARERLLATVGDARSAALSAGFVRFRPVLMTALAMIIGMVPMALGLGDGGEQNAPLGRAVIGGLLFATVSTLFFVPTFFSVLHGRLERRRREREARQQHGLPATSEF, from the coding sequence ATGTGGATCGTCCGCCTCGCACTGCGACGGCCATATACATTTGCGGTCCTTACGATCTTATTGATGATTCTCGGTCCACTGGCCGTCAGTAACATGCCAGTTGATATCTTTCCGAACATCAATATCCCTGTCGTCTCGATGATCTGGGAGTACACGGGCCTTTCGCCTCAGCAGATGGCCGACCGCATTGTCACGCGCAGCGAGCGCTCGCTCACTACGACGGTCAATAATATCGAACACATCGAATCGCAGTCGCTGAATGGCATTGGCGTCATCAAAATCTTCTTTCAGCCTAACGTGAATATCGCCAATGCTGTGGCACAAGTGACTGCCATTGGCCAGACCCAGCTTAAGCAGTTGCCGCCGGGCACTACATCGCCCCTTATCCTGCAGTACAGTGCTTCGAGCGTACCCATTCTCCAGCTTGGCCTGTCAGGTCAGGGTCTTTCGGAACAGCAACTCAATGACTTCGGTCTCAACTTCATCCGTACGCCACTGGTCACTGTTCCAGGTGCCGGCATTCCTTATCCCTACGGCGGCAAGCAGCGTCAGGTGCAGGTGGACCTCAACATTCAGGCGCTACAGGCCAAAGGCCTTTCGCCTTCGGATGTGGTCAATACGATTGCCGCGCAAAACCTGATTCTGCCTTCGGGCACAACCAAGGTTGGACCGTTCGAGTATCAGATCGAAACCAATAGCGCGCCTTCGACCATTGCAGGCCTTAACAATCTTCCCATTCGCGCGGTCAACGGCGCCATGGTCTATATTCGCGATGTAGCTCATGTCCGTGATGGATTTCCACCGCAGACCAACATCGTTCGTGTCAATGGCCAGCGTGCTTCCCTGATGTCGATCATCAAGACAGGCAATGCTTCAACGCTCGATATTGTTAAAGGGATTCGTGCCAAGCTGGTTACTCTCAAACCGCAGCTACCAGCCGCGCTAGAGATAACTCCTCTGGCGGACCAGTCAATCTTTGTTCGGGCATCAATCGACGGCGTTGTGCGTGAAGCGATTATTGCGGCTTGCCTGACGGCCTTCATGATTCTTGTCTTCCTCGGAAGCTGGCGCAGCACACTGATTATTGCTGTATCCATTCCGCTCTCCATTTTGTCGTCTCTGCTGGTCCTGAGTGCCCTCGGCGAGACGATCAACATTATGACCTTGGGAGGTCTGGCGCTGGCGGTAGGCATTCTCGTTGACGATGCCACCGTCGAAATTGAGAACATCAACCGCAACCTCGAAGAGGGCAAGGTCGTCGAGCAGGCGATTCTCGACGGTGCGGAACAGATCGCCATTCCTGCGCTGGTTTCGACAATCTCCATCTGCATTGTGTTTGTGCCGATGTTCTTCCTGAGCGGCGTTGCCAGATATCTTTTTGTCCCGCTCGGGGAGGCCGTCGTCTTCGCCATGCTGGCTTCGTATATTCTGTCGCGCACCATCGTGCCTACGATGGCCAAGTATCTCCTGCATGAGCATGATGAAGAGGCCAACGCAAAGAAGCGGACCACGCGCAATCCCTTTGTGCGGATGCAACAGACCTTCGAGCATTACTTCGAAAAATTTCGCGGCGGCTACTACAGGGTCTTAGAGCTTTGCGTCAATCATGCTGGAATTTTTCTGGTGCTGTTCATGGCATTCGCCATCTTGTCTGCAGCCGCGCTCTATCCTTTTCTGGGCGAGGATTTCTTTCCCTCTGTCGATAGCGGCCAGTTCAAACTGCATGTGCGCGCCCGTACGGGAACTCGCATCGAAGACATGGCTGAACTCTGTGATCACATCGACAATGTGATTCGGCAGACCATCCCAAAAGGCGAGCTGGTATCTATCATTGATAACATCGGCTTGCCTTATAGCGGAATCAATACATCCTATTCGAACTCTGCGCCTGTCGGGCCGGGCGACGCGGACATTCAGGTGTCGCTGACGGAGAAGCATCACCCCACCGACGACTATGTACAGCGATTGCGCGGCAAGCTAGGGCGAGATTTTCCTGGTGTCACCTTTTATACGTTGCCTGTTGATATGGTGACGCAGATATTAAACTTCGGATTGCCTGCTCCCATTGACATTCAGGTTGTTGGCGCAGATCTGGCTGCCAATCGCACGTATGCCGAACAACTGCTCAACAAGATCAAGCACGTTGCGGGGACTGCGGACCTGCGCATTCAACAGCCGTTCGACAATCCAAATCTAACGATCGATATCGATCGCACCAAGGCGCAGCAGATAGGTCTGCAACAGCGCGATGTTGCGCAAAGTCTGCTCGTCGCTACCAGCGGCAGCTTTCAGACTGCACCCAGTTTCTGGCTTGATCCAAGTAATGGCGTCAGCTACAACATTGCTGTGCAGTCGCCGCAATATTCCCTCGATACGCTTCAGGACATCAGAAACATTCCTCTTACCTCCAGTACCAGCACAGGTGCAAACCTTGCAAGCACATTCAGTAACGGAGCGGGAAGTTATGCGGATAATGCGAATGCCCCGATGGGTGGACGTCCAGTACAGATCTTGGGCAATGTTGCTACCATCACTCCCGGTACCGAGCTTGGCACCGTTAGCCACTACAACATTTCGCCAGTCATCGATATCTACGGCAACGTCGTCAACACCGATCTTGCCAGTGTAGACAAACAAATAGAGAAAATTCTCGACGATTCCAAGGCCCAACTCCCGCATGGTTCGCTGATCAGCGTGCGCGGCCAGGTGCAGACCATGCGAACTTCATTTGCTGGCCTGTTCAGCGGTCTTGCGCTTTCTATCCTGCTTGTCTACTTGCTAATCGTCATCAATTTTCAATCGTGGCTTGACCCATTCATTATTATCTCGGCCTTGCCCGCCGCGATCTCCGGCATTGTGTGGTTTCTGTTTATCACTCACACGCGTGTCAGTGTGCCTGCGCTTACAGGCGCCATCATGTGTATGGGAGTGGCAACGGCCAACTCGATCCTGGTTGTCAGTTTTGCCCGCGAGCGACTGCTCGCCACCGTGGGCGACGCTCGCAGCGCTGCGCTGAGCGCCGGCTTCGTGCGATTCCGTCCGGTGCTGATGACCGCGCTCGCCATGATCATCGGCATGGTGCCGATGGCGCTTGGGTTAGGCGATGGCGGAGAACAGAATGCACCGCTGGGCCGCGCCGTCATAGGCGGCTTGCTCTTCGCCACTGTTTCTACTCTTTTCTTCGTTCCTACTTTCTTTAGTGTCCTGCACGGCAGGCTCGAAAGACGCCGCCGCGAACGCGAGGCCCGTCAGCAGCACGGCCTGCCAGCCACATCGGAGTTTTAG
- a CDS encoding tetratricopeptide repeat protein: protein MSGRAWCRHALFCSLLAWTTFATAEGAQQQKLNRQFQSAVAQYDAGQFKEAAAQLEDLLPHVPNNFQVEELLGLVYASMSQDAKAVLHLKAAVRLNPNSEAARTNLAASLSRLGDAQSAGEQLRKAFGLAPHDYTTNHNLGEFYIKSGKIPEALPLLKQAQTIDPSSYDNGYDLAMADLVTGQLAEGRQLVQSLIQTKDTGELHNLLGQVDEKDGKFVAAVNEFETAARMDPSEDNLFDWGSELLLHRTYEPAIEVFRAASHHYPTSPRLAIGLGMALYARGFYEDAVKALLTAADLNPSDPRCYLFLSKAYDSSPNQADEVILRFRRYAALKPNNALAQYYYAMSLWKGKQVAGSGLDFQEVEALLKKSITLDDSIPEVHMQLGNLYADQRQFERSIPQYVRALELSPNLPDAHYRLGTDYVHMGQKDRAQSEFATYQKLRAQHMAEIDKERAEVQQFIYSSKPEPSTKP from the coding sequence GTGAGCGGAAGGGCCTGGTGCCGGCACGCGTTATTTTGTTCTTTATTGGCCTGGACGACATTCGCGACAGCCGAAGGCGCTCAGCAACAGAAGCTAAATCGTCAGTTTCAATCGGCGGTAGCCCAATATGACGCCGGACAGTTCAAAGAAGCGGCGGCGCAACTCGAAGATCTATTACCTCACGTTCCCAATAATTTTCAAGTCGAAGAACTTCTGGGTCTTGTCTATGCCTCAATGTCCCAGGACGCAAAAGCGGTATTACATCTCAAGGCAGCGGTCCGCCTGAATCCGAACTCGGAAGCTGCAAGGACCAATCTGGCAGCCAGCCTTTCCCGTCTCGGCGATGCTCAATCCGCCGGCGAACAACTCCGAAAGGCATTTGGGCTGGCACCGCATGACTATACGACGAACCATAATCTGGGTGAATTCTATATTAAGTCCGGAAAGATTCCGGAGGCACTTCCACTCCTGAAACAGGCGCAGACGATTGATCCCTCCTCTTATGACAATGGCTACGATCTCGCGATGGCGGATCTTGTCACAGGACAACTCGCCGAGGGACGGCAGCTTGTCCAAAGCCTTATCCAAACGAAGGACACAGGAGAGCTTCACAACCTGCTGGGGCAGGTAGACGAGAAAGATGGAAAGTTTGTGGCCGCGGTAAACGAGTTTGAAACTGCCGCTCGCATGGACCCAAGCGAAGATAATTTGTTTGATTGGGGAAGCGAATTGCTTTTGCACCGCACCTACGAGCCTGCAATTGAGGTATTCCGTGCGGCTTCTCATCACTATCCAACATCTCCTCGACTGGCGATTGGACTAGGAATGGCACTGTATGCCCGGGGATTTTATGAGGACGCTGTGAAGGCGTTGCTTACGGCTGCCGATCTAAATCCCTCCGACCCTCGCTGCTATCTCTTTTTATCCAAAGCGTATGATAGTTCTCCGAATCAGGCAGATGAAGTAATCCTAAGGTTTAGGCGATATGCTGCTCTCAAACCGAACAATGCGTTGGCGCAGTACTATTACGCGATGAGTTTATGGAAAGGCAAGCAGGTTGCAGGTTCAGGCCTGGACTTCCAAGAGGTTGAGGCTTTGCTCAAAAAGTCGATAACACTTGATGATTCGATTCCGGAAGTGCATATGCAGTTGGGCAATCTGTATGCAGATCAACGTCAATTTGAGAGGTCGATTCCTCAATATGTCCGCGCGCTTGAACTGAGTCCAAATCTTCCAGATGCTCACTATCGCCTGGGAACGGACTATGTCCATATGGGACAAAAGGATCGCGCGCAGTCTGAGTTCGCAACTTACCAAAAGCTCCGGGCCCAGCACATGGCGGAAATCGACAAGGAGAGGGCTGAGGTGCAGCAGTTCATTTATTCCTCTAAGCCGGAGCCCTCGACTAAGCCTTGA